From Rutidosis leptorrhynchoides isolate AG116_Rl617_1_P2 chromosome 3, CSIRO_AGI_Rlap_v1, whole genome shotgun sequence, a single genomic window includes:
- the LOC139901730 gene encoding gamma conglutin 1-like — translation MTNGRNLSPFPDSPFGAQFVLSCAPPSLLKSFPKSVHAAASFSWSALSFPRQAYNPNQACLPSSPSKFGGTFLGDGPFYFTLYPNHDLRKLLSYTPMIRKTAKSLGYFIKIKRISFLGNKIPLPLSIIGSDQVRLSTIKPYTTLRSDIYKALIVSISGATKSFIPRVNAVKPFGLCFRASGPTTRVSYRLPDIDLKMEGGSIWTLSQENLLKNVGNDVACLALVDGGSGIKNAIVIGTYQMENNFLFFDLKDQRLGFSSSLLARGTSCNDFNFTQVRTTRMTSFPAS, via the coding sequence ATGACGAATGGGAGAAACCTAAGTCCGTTTCCAGATTCTCCTTTCGGAGCACAATTCGTATTATCATGTGCTCCTCCCTCGTTGTTGAAATCGTTTCCCAAAAGTGTGCACGCTGCTGCATCCTTTTCATGGTCTGCATTATCGTTTCCTCGTCAAGCTTATAATCCAAACCAAGCTTGTCTACCTAGCTCCCCATCAAAATTTGGGGGGACATTTTTGGGTGATGGGCCTTTTTATTTTACTTTGTATCCAAATCATGATCTTAGAAAACTTCTTTCGTATACTCCAATGATTAGAAAGACTGCAAAATCCCTCGGATATTTCATCAAAATCAAACGAATTTCATTTTTAGGAAACAAAATACCTCTACCCTTATCGATCATCGGTAGTGATCAAGTGAGACTTAGTACCATTAAGCCTTATACCACACTCAGAAGTGATATCTATAAAGCACTTATCGTAAGCATTTCAGGAGCTACCAAAAGCTTTATTCCACGAGTAAATGCAGTTAAACCCTTTGGCCTGTGTTTTAGAGCTAGTGGACCTACCACTCGTGTTTCATATCGTCTTCCCGATATTGATCTTAAAATGGAAGGTGGGTCAATATGGACTCTTTCTCAAGAGAACTTATTAAAGAACGTTGGGAATGATGTCGCGTGTCTTGCATTAGTCGATGGTGGCTCAGGAATTAAAAATGCAATTGTGATAGGGACGTATCAGATGGAGAATAATTTCTTGTTCTTCGATCTAAAGGATCAAAGATTAGGTTTTAGCTCCTCGTTGTTAGCTCGAGGAACCTCTTGCAATGACTTCAACTTTACCCAAGTACGTACTACCAGAATGACTTCATTCCCAGCATCCTAA